A segment of the Actinomyces sp. oral taxon 171 str. F0337 genome:
AGGGCGCAGGACCCATCCCGACTCGCCCTCAAGCACCCAGCGAACACCGGGGCGAGTGAAGAGGTTGTAGCTGGAGGCCATGGAGCGCCCGTAGGCGCCTGTGGCGGGCACGGCCAGCACGTCACCGACAGCCAGGTCGGTGGGCAGGTCCACGTCACGCACGACGACGTCACCGGACTCGCAGTGCTTACCCACCACCCGGCTGCGCACCAGCCCGGCCTGCGGGTCGGGTCGACGGTTGGCGACCAGGGCCGTGTAGGCGGCCTCGTAGAGGGCGGGGCGGATGTTGTCACTCATGCCACCGTCGATGCTGACATAGAGGCGCGAGGCCCCCGCTCCCAGCTCGACGCGCTTGAGGCCGGTGACGGTGTAGAGGGTGACTGTCGTCGGGCCGGCAACCGCGCGACCGGGCTCGATGGAGACGGTGGGAACCTCATCTCCGAGGCGCTCGCAGGTCTCGCGCACGGCCTCGGCCAGGGCGCGGGCAACCTGTGCCGGCGAGGGCGCCACGGGGTCGGCGCCGGTGTAGGCGATGCCGTAGCCTCCACCCAGGTCGATCTCCGGGCACAGGTGCCCGGTATCGACGGCGATCTCGTGGCGCAGGCCGAGGACGACACCGACGGCCTCCCGGAAGCCGGCCAGGTCCAGGATCTGGGAACCGATGTGGGAGTGCAGGCCGGCCAGCTCGAGCTCCTCGGCGGCCATGATGGCGTCGATGGTGCGTCGGGCCGCGCCGGTGGACACCGACAGGCCGAACTTCTGGTCCTCATGGGCGGTAGAGATGTACTCGTGCCCTCCGGCGTGGATGCCGGTGGTCAGGCGCACCATGACGCGGGCACGCTCCGCTGGGCCGAAGTCGCCGCTGCGCCGCAGCTCGTGCACCGCGGCCACGGCGTAGTCGACCTCCTCCGGGGAGTCGATGACCAGGTGCCCCACCCGGTGGCGTACCGCGGTGGTCACCTCCGCCGGGGTCTTGCCGTTGCCGTGCAGCCCTAGGCGGCGGGCACGGGTTGTGGCCTCGTATCCGTCGACCTTCTCCAGGCCTGCCAGCCCCACGGCCAGCTCGACGCGGGAGGCGGTGTCAATGCCCATCCCCTCCTCGAGGACCCACTGGGCCACCTTGGTGGCCAGGAATGCTTTCCCTGCATAGAAGGCCTCTCCCCCGGCCATGCCGTAGTTCGGCCAGAACTCCTCGGCCATGGCGGCGCTCCAGGAGGCGGCGCGGCCGCGCAGATCGGCCTCATCCAGGACGAAAACGGGGCTGGGGGCGTCGGCAAGGATCTCGGAGACGGTCAGCCCACCCAGGGCGAGCTCGCCGTCGGCGGTGCGCCGTGCTGTGGTGGGCCACAGGTCGGGACGGTCCTCGGGCTCGGGACAGGCCAGGGCCCCCAGGGGCGGCTCGCCGGCGGGAAGCTGGTCAGTCATGGACTCTCACATCCTCTCGGGAGCTGCCACGCCCAGCAGGCCGAGCCCGTTGGCCAGGACCTGCCCGACGGCGTCGTTGAGCCACAGGCGGGCCACGTGCCCGGAGCCCACGGCGTCATCCCCACGGGGGGTGACGCGGGTGGCGCCATACCAGGCGTGGTAGGCGGCAGCGAGCTGTTCGAGGTAACGGGCCACTCGGTGCTGCTCGCGCAGGGAGGCGGCCTGGGCCACGGTGGCGGGGAACTGGGCCAGGACCCCCAGCAGGGCGGCGTCGGCCGGATCGTCCAGGGCGGCGGGCTCGAAGGGCGCCTCGTTCGGGTCGCGGCTCACGCCGTGCTCGGCGGCGTTGCGGGCCACGTTGCGGGTTCGGGCATGGGCGTACTGAACGTAGTAGACGGGGTTGTCTGAGGTGGAGGAGGCCAGCAGGTCCAGGTCGATGTCGATCATGGAGTCCATGGAGGAGCGGGCCAGGGCATAGCGGGCGGCGTCCACTCCGACGGCGTCGACCAGATCCTCCAGGATGACGATGGTGCCGGCGCGCTTGGACATGCGCACCGGGACTCCGTTGCGCACGAGGTTGACGAGCTGGCCGATGAGGATCTGCATGTTGGTGCCCGGGGTGTCCCCGAAGGCCGCGCACATGGCCATCATGCGGCCGATGTAGCCGTGGTGGTCGGCCCCGAACAGGTAGAGGGCGCAGTCGGCGCCGCGCTCGCGCTTGTCCAGGTAGTAGGCGAGGTCGGCGGCGAAGTAGGCGGCGTTGCCGTCGGACTTGATGAGGACGCGGTCCTTGTCGTCCCCGAAGTCGGTGGTGCGCAGCCAGGTGGCGCCGTCGCGCTCCTCGATGACGCCGCGCTCGCGCAGGCGGGTGATGGCGCGCTCGACGGCGCCGGAGGTGTGCAGGGAGTCCTCGTGGAAGAAGACGTCGAAGTCGGAACGGAAGGCGTGCAGCTCGGCCTTGACGGCGGCGAACATGAGGTCGACGCCGCGGGAGCGGAAGACCTCGGTGGCCTCGACGTCGGGCAGGGTGGCCGGGTCGGGGCGGCCGGCGGCGAGCTCGTCGGCGGTCACCTGCTGGGCGATCTCACTGATGTAGGCGCCGCCGTAGCCGTCCTCGGGGGTCTGCTCGCCGCGTGCGGAGGCCAGCAGGGATCGGGCGAAGCGGTCGATCTGGGTACCGTGGTCGTTGAAGTAGTACTCCCGTGTGACCTCGGCCCCGCAGGCGGACAGGATCCGGGCCAGGGAGTCGCCGACTGCGGCCCAGCGAGCGCCACCCAGGTGGACCGGCCCGGTGGGGTTGGCCGAGACGTACTCGAGGTTGATGTGCTGGCCGCTCAGGGAGTCGTTGCGGCCGTAGGCCTCTCCGGCCTCGACGATGGAGCGGGCGAGCTCGCCGGCGCTGGCGGCGTCGAGGCGGATGTTGAGGAATCCGGGGCCGGCGACCTCCACGGAGGCGATGCCGTTGAGGGCCTCAAGACGCGGGACGAGGAGCTCGGCGAGATCGCGCGGCTTAGTGCCCGCCTTCTTGGCCAGCTGCATGGCCACGTTGGTGGACCAGTCGCCGTGGTCGCGGTTGCGGGGACGCTCGACGCGAGGGTCGGGGATCTCGGCGGCGGGCAGGGCGAGGGAGCCCTCGGCGGAGGCCTCCTCCAGGACGGTGCGGATGGCTGCGGCAAGCTCTTCTGGGGTCACGCGCGTCAGCGTACCGTCAACGGGCGGACCGGATCACGAGGGAGGCCAACAGCCTCCGGGCATCGTGGGACATGTCGCAGTCTCGTGCCGGTTTCGCTCCGGGACCGGGACGCTGGTACAGTCACGCCTCGGGCCCCGGTAGCTCAGTGGATAGAGCGTCTGCCTCCGGAGCAGAAGGTCGCAGGTTCGAATCCTGTCCGGGGCACCACACCCGAGCCCCCGTCGCCACCCGCGGCGGGGGCTCGCTCATGCGTGTTGCGGCACAATTCCCCTGGCCGAGGCGGAGCCCAAGCGAGTTCCGCGAGGCCGTGAACCGGCTCCGGGCTCTTGACGGGTCCTTCAGTTGAGGGTCTTCAGGGCGAGACTGGGGACATCGGTCATGATGGCGTCCACGTTGAGGTCGGCCAGGCGACGCATCCGCTCGGGATCGTCCACCGTCCAGACGTGGACCTCCAGGCCCGCGGTGTGCGCGGAGGCGACGAAGCGGCGGGTGACCACCGGGACGCCGTGGTAGCTCTCCGGCACCTGGACGGCGTCGACCTTGCCGCGCGTCCAGCCCCAGCGGGTCTGGGGCAGGGGGACGGCCGCCTCGCTGCGCAGCATGAGTCCGAGTACGTCGCTGACTCCCAGAGAGGTCATGGCCCGCGGCTCCTGGCGGCGCAGCACGGCCAGCCTTCTGGCGGAGAAGGAGGCGAACCGGACTCGTTCAAGGGCCTCGGCGTCGCGCACCGTCTGCAGGGCGGCCTGGACCACGCAGGAGTCCTTGAGATCGACGTTGAACCTCATCGTCGGATGGGCGTGGAGGGCGTCATCGAGTCGTACGAAGCCGCGCCCGTCACCGGAGTCGAGATCGGCCATCTCGGCCCACATGACCTCTCCGACGGTGCGGGGGTCGTTCGCGGTGCGGCGCAGGTCCTCATCATGACTGAGCACGACGACGCCGTCGGCGGTCAGCCGCAGGTCTGTCTCCATCCACTCCAGCCCGAGCGCAGCCACATGCTCGACGGCGCTCCAGGTGTTCTCCGGAACCTCGCGTCCGCCACCACGGTGGGCGATGACGGCAGGACGGCGGGTTCGTGACGCGGCAGGCGGCACAGTGGGTCTCCCTCAGCTGCAGTTGGTGGTGAGCTCGACGGCGTTGTGCTGCTTGAGCCAGCCCCACGGCTCCACGGTGGACTCGTCTGCGGTGTCGTCCTTGGTCCGCACCTCGAAGTGCAGGTGAGACCCGGAGGACCGGCCCGTGTTGCCCACTCCGGCGATCATCTGACCGGCCGTGACGGTGTCGCCGACCTTGACATGGATGCCGTCCTCGTACATGTGCAGGTAGCTGGTGTACCAGACCTGGCCGTCAATCTCGTGCTTGATGGTGATGGTTCCGGTGCCGTCGACCATGCCGGCGGTGGTGACGGTGCCGGCGGCGGCCGCGTAGATGGGCGTCCCCACAGGGGCGGCCATGTCCTGTCCGGCGTGCAGCTTGCGGTAGCCGAGGGTGGGGTGGGTGCGGTAACCGTACTCCGAGGAGATCTCGTAGGTTCCCGGAAGCATCGGGTAGAACAGCTGCGGCTTGGAGGTGAAGGCGCTGGTGTCGCCGGAGGCGCCGGTCGCCGAGGAGCAGGTCTTGGCGGCGTTCTGGAAGGCCTCGCGGATCCTGGCCCGGGTGGCGGCGTCGGGAACGTTGGACAGCTGGGTGTCGGAGGCCGACTCCAGGTCGTCGCTGCCGAGCACGGCACTAGCGACGGACGAGGACCTCGTTCCGCCGGCGGCCGGGCTCTGAGTGGCGGAGCCGCCGGAGTGCATCTTCATGGCGGCCGAGGCCAGAGGGGTGTTGTCGAGGTGGCTGGACAAGGGGGCGAGCACCGTGGCCGCAGCCAGGACCGACAGGACGGCGGTGCGCCCCAGGATCCCGGAACCGGTGCGCCGGCGGACAGGGCGCACGGGGGCGGGTCCGGTTGAGGAGTCACGGTGAGTGTCCGGCTTCGACGCTGCCGCGCCCCTGGCCGACGACGCCGGGGCGACAGACTCGTCGGCGGCCCCGGTCCCCGTGGTCTCGGCAGCCGCCCTTTCGGGCTTGGTCTTCCTGGCACTCCGGGCGGCCTTGATGGCGCGAAGGGTCTCCTCGTCCGCCAGCGGCACCCCGGCCTTGCGTGCGGCCATGATCTTGCGGACCTCAGGGACCTCAACGGTCTCCGCGCCGCGGAAGTCCGTGATCCGCTGTGAGAATCGGATCTCGTGCGGCGCCTCGGGAGTGAAGGGCGTCGCGGGCACTGATGGTTCGGCCTGCGGTGTCTGGGCCGCGGCACGGCCCGCCTGTGTGCCGGGGGCACCGAAGAGGGCGGCATGGTGGGGGGTGGAGGCCACGACAGGCTTGGCCGAGGCGGCCGAGACGCCAGTGGGAGACGCTGCGGAGGCACGTTGCTGACGTCGGCTCCCGGAACGGGGCGCGGTCTGCGAGACTACTCCGGCCTCTGGCCCGGCAGAGGTGGTCTGAGCGGCCGCATGACGACGGCGCTGTGTGCCGTCGGACGCAGCAGGAGCCGTGCCACCGCTGGCCCACCAAGGCGTGGTACCGGTGGAGTCACTGGCTGCCCGCCCGAGATCCGAGGTGGACTCGGCCAGAGAGGCCGCGACCAGGGGCGTCAGGGCCGAGGGTGTTGACGGCGCCGCCGACGAGGACTCAGCGTGCTCGCCGCGATGAGAGCGGTGTCGGTCACGACGGTTCTCCGAACGCCCCTCGAACCGGCGAGACTGGGACTGCGGCGTGCTCTCGACGACAGGGGTCTCCCGCGTCTGCTGAGTGCCCTCGACGACCTGGGCGGTACGCAGGTCCTTGCGGGAGCGCCGGGTGGGACGGGTATCGCCGGCGACCTGCGGCGAGGAGGAGACGGACGGGGACACAGACGCGGCGCTGTGCGCCTGCGCCGCCGACATGTGCGGATGCTCGGGCTGACGCGAGGCGGACTCCGGCTGCTCAATGGCGTTCTGACGTCGGCGAGCCATGCGGCTCATCGGCGCCACGGGCTGCGACTCCGTCGGGTCTTCGGGGACCGATCGGGAGGATCCGCCGGCTGGGCGCGTTCCTGTCCGAGTGCCTGCCTCCGTTGCCGGAGGCGCTGCCGGAGCCACGGGCCGCTGTGGATGGTTCTGCTTCTGCGGGGCGAGCGGAACGTCGGGGAGAGCCGATGGGCTCGGAGCGGTGACGGGGCTGGAGGCGGCGCCATTCTGAGCGCGGTGAGTGTGAAGGTCGCGACGTGAGCGGCGAGTGGCCCCGGCGACGTGAGTGGTGTGCGTCGTCGACGGTGACGGCGGGGTGGCTCCGACCTGCGCCTCAGCGACTTGGCGAGCGGCTTCGGCAGCACGTTCCGCCTCGCGACGCTGGCGTCGACTCATGGGCTGCGGGGTCACGTGGGAAGCCTCCAGGTGGCTGTTGTCATAGGGACATAGGGAAGGAAGTCGTTGCTGCCGACGACTCGGCGGTCACGATGTGGTGGCTGCCAGGGCGACAGCCTTGGTTGTACTCGGTTAAAACAGTAGCGGTCTCCTGTGGGTCTTGCCAGGAGAACCAGCACACCTTTGTGTGACCTGTACTTCCCGCACAAATGTGACGGTCCCGTTCGCGGCACCACTCCTGAGCCAGAAACACGTGTCATACGAACGAATCGACTCCTGGTCACCGCAGCCTGACCGGCAGTCGACGATTGTCGTCAGAAACGGCCCGATCTGTGGGTATCCGCTGATCCCACCCCTTGAATCACGATTTAGTCACGGCGCTGGTACTCCTCGCGCTGCATGGCGTCGTTGACCTCGCCGACGAGCTCTTCGAGGATGTCCTCCAGGAAGAGGACCCCGACGAATCGCCCCTGCGCGTTGCGCACGTGCCCGAGGTGGGCCCCCGAGCGCTGCATGGCCGCCAGCGCCTCCTCGACCTCGTCGTCATAGCCGACGGGTACGAGTGCGCGAGCGCGCCAGGCGGGTACCGGTTCGGT
Coding sequences within it:
- the argS gene encoding arginine--tRNA ligase, with product MTPEELAAAIRTVLEEASAEGSLALPAAEIPDPRVERPRNRDHGDWSTNVAMQLAKKAGTKPRDLAELLVPRLEALNGIASVEVAGPGFLNIRLDAASAGELARSIVEAGEAYGRNDSLSGQHINLEYVSANPTGPVHLGGARWAAVGDSLARILSACGAEVTREYYFNDHGTQIDRFARSLLASARGEQTPEDGYGGAYISEIAQQVTADELAAGRPDPATLPDVEATEVFRSRGVDLMFAAVKAELHAFRSDFDVFFHEDSLHTSGAVERAITRLRERGVIEERDGATWLRTTDFGDDKDRVLIKSDGNAAYFAADLAYYLDKRERGADCALYLFGADHHGYIGRMMAMCAAFGDTPGTNMQILIGQLVNLVRNGVPVRMSKRAGTIVILEDLVDAVGVDAARYALARSSMDSMIDIDLDLLASSTSDNPVYYVQYAHARTRNVARNAAEHGVSRDPNEAPFEPAALDDPADAALLGVLAQFPATVAQAASLREQHRVARYLEQLAAAYHAWYGATRVTPRGDDAVGSGHVARLWLNDAVGQVLANGLGLLGVAAPERM
- the lysA gene encoding diaminopimelate decarboxylase translates to MTDQLPAGEPPLGALACPEPEDRPDLWPTTARRTADGELALGGLTVSEILADAPSPVFVLDEADLRGRAASWSAAMAEEFWPNYGMAGGEAFYAGKAFLATKVAQWVLEEGMGIDTASRVELAVGLAGLEKVDGYEATTRARRLGLHGNGKTPAEVTTAVRHRVGHLVIDSPEEVDYAVAAVHELRRSGDFGPAERARVMVRLTTGIHAGGHEYISTAHEDQKFGLSVSTGAARRTIDAIMAAEELELAGLHSHIGSQILDLAGFREAVGVVLGLRHEIAVDTGHLCPEIDLGGGYGIAYTGADPVAPSPAQVARALAEAVRETCERLGDEVPTVSIEPGRAVAGPTTVTLYTVTGLKRVELGAGASRLYVSIDGGMSDNIRPALYEAAYTALVANRRPDPQAGLVRSRVVGKHCESGDVVVRDVDLPTDLAVGDVLAVPATGAYGRSMASSYNLFTRPGVRWVLEGESGWVLRPETIEDLLRLEG
- a CDS encoding peptidoglycan DD-metalloendopeptidase family protein; the protein is MARRRQNAIEQPESASRQPEHPHMSAAQAHSAASVSPSVSSSPQVAGDTRPTRRSRKDLRTAQVVEGTQQTRETPVVESTPQSQSRRFEGRSENRRDRHRSHRGEHAESSSAAPSTPSALTPLVAASLAESTSDLGRAASDSTGTTPWWASGGTAPAASDGTQRRRHAAAQTTSAGPEAGVVSQTAPRSGSRRQQRASAASPTGVSAASAKPVVASTPHHAALFGAPGTQAGRAAAQTPQAEPSVPATPFTPEAPHEIRFSQRITDFRGAETVEVPEVRKIMAARKAGVPLADEETLRAIKAARSARKTKPERAAAETTGTGAADESVAPASSARGAAASKPDTHRDSSTGPAPVRPVRRRTGSGILGRTAVLSVLAAATVLAPLSSHLDNTPLASAAMKMHSGGSATQSPAAGGTRSSSVASAVLGSDDLESASDTQLSNVPDAATRARIREAFQNAAKTCSSATGASGDTSAFTSKPQLFYPMLPGTYEISSEYGYRTHPTLGYRKLHAGQDMAAPVGTPIYAAAAGTVTTAGMVDGTGTITIKHEIDGQVWYTSYLHMYEDGIHVKVGDTVTAGQMIAGVGNTGRSSGSHLHFEVRTKDDTADESTVEPWGWLKQHNAVELTTNCS
- a CDS encoding glycerophosphodiester phosphodiesterase, yielding MPPAASRTRRPAVIAHRGGGREVPENTWSAVEHVAALGLEWMETDLRLTADGVVVLSHDEDLRRTANDPRTVGEVMWAEMADLDSGDGRGFVRLDDALHAHPTMRFNVDLKDSCVVQAALQTVRDAEALERVRFASFSARRLAVLRRQEPRAMTSLGVSDVLGLMLRSEAAVPLPQTRWGWTRGKVDAVQVPESYHGVPVVTRRFVASAHTAGLEVHVWTVDDPERMRRLADLNVDAIMTDVPSLALKTLN